A genome region from Microplitis demolitor isolate Queensland-Clemson2020A chromosome 1, iyMicDemo2.1a, whole genome shotgun sequence includes the following:
- the LOC103571310 gene encoding RIMS-binding protein 3, whose product MSFGTSYTYKMYKCCGVGGGGSTLPQAVQHLGTGAAIAASGRAIMQDPVLESILEQMRETEARRADLERQHADAQNQLREKLAGRYQGPESVEALQSKIRELEKKTELQMVRHEELSLELTSLRRARSRGPGSTATSSITGTTWPPSGSEIDRMIAKIEQDTRYGRILHELDHTRGVTTQQPSSGQRILRSSAENLPSLNQQHQHPPHPHALELGDLGVSHYVGSPMPLTPMMPGCPPLTPNGPPYHYSEPIPPAPSSLTTSQSQSAFQQKLQQYHHQHQTHVDMTSSHPQTSLTSQQQQQQQQQQQQQQKQQAHTHFTSNQYQESYPHTHTQSYQQPMQQQNQQQQQQQTHQSQLPVSSTYLGSTSQSVLPHYSQPGGQTGQTFLNGTQQSTNYQNLTLASHPNGTFTSGVVSSYGTTHQLGHHNYSVPQSNLTQTTLSSLPPYSSSSYHSALSVLPSVSQSVLPYSSVQTSYSTTGSTYSTVGTNAFGTSGVSSGSSSGGLLQAINDPLQAMQQLSAQSQANQLHQQAIINQIQQSLRATSPTATSTTGHHFLGPRQMPKIPTGILTNPLDRLTSENILPEGQVDMLDIPGKGRCYVYIARFSYEPFQHSPNENPEAELPVQGGDYLLVWGQPDDDGFLDAETLDGRRGLVPANFVQKLVGDDLLEFHQAVMGLRDVDDAASTNIPQCYLQDIDLELAALEEGNRNRQAELSAYAELDNIAEEDEQEPPVPAPQHLTLERQLNKSVLIGWTPPDNQIQLESYHVYVDGVLKVTVKATERTRALVEGVDSTRPHRISVRSVTHSRRTSRDAACTMVIGKDVAIGPTAVKASNVTATSAVISWLPSNSNHQHVVCVNNVEVRTVKPGVYRHTITGLAPSTIYRVTVKAKNLRATHFEDQNAQSANNLACHVHFKTLSKGLPDPPVDIQVEAGPQDGTLLVTWQPVALNGSAVTGYAVYADGKKVTDVDSPTGDHALVDIHKLMGLNPKAITVRTKSRESQSSDSCATAIPCSVLRGGPHMQSGMDHSGDPQQQGYMGMGGGRIGQRFPGAPVPAHMRRQGVTRVDAHGQVIIETDENLSDKEIYPGQSISQMGIPEITKDSASEANYSEEDDPTRRGRGMQQHPGHHRYGPQGGQQGPPGTHRPVPGRAGRGPDQYYDQQGAQRGRGLVYRGGRGGQVQGGPHHPDAQQNKRPRWFVALYDYDPPTMSPNPDACEIELPFSEGDTIKVYGDKDDDGFYWGECRGRRGFVPHNMVQELKNPPPGAQGPGQPGRRGQNDRWGDIYTNMPVRKMIALYDYDPQVLSPNVDAEQVELRFQTGNEIYVYGDMDDDGFYMGELDGVRGLVPSNFLAEAGPNKGQPPQAGRRPPGQGQGPGARGPPPPPREPPPPGHRRNKDACIVPVSVPVCHLDSRQQQPQQHQQQQLQQQQHQQQQQQNNPPHLAYQQANHHSYTTVTTSNQHGGQGVGVMAHQQGAVPPHLQQQGRGRGAANRVGGSNMPGGLQQAQQFQQQQDYQQQQQQQQQQPNQQGYNQQNPNYQQQQQQPGPQGYQQQNYQQQPQQQGSQQQYQQNQGPSMQGPQSSKPMRGIPAVIPTAQKPLDQQQQQQQQQPPSAGPNLMQKFTEMAGASAGGDILSKGKELIFMKFGLGK is encoded by the exons ATGTCGTTCGGCACTTCGTACACCTACAAAATGTACAAG TGCTGTGGCGTTGGAGGTGGCGGGTCCACGTTACCCCAGGCCGTACAGCATTTGGGTACTGGAGCTGCCATCGCGGCCTCCGGGAGAGCCATCATGCAGGATCCGGTGCTTGAATCTATTTTGGAg CAAATGCGCGAGACGGAGGCTCGCAGGGCGGATTTGGAACGACAGCATGCCGATGCACAGAATCAGTTGCGGGAAAAGCTAGCAGGCAGATACCAAGGACCAGAGTCTGTTGAGGCATTGCAGTCCAAGATACGTGAATTGGAGAAAAAAACAGAGTTACAGATGGTGAGGCACGAGGAATTGTCATTAGAGTTGACGAGTCTTAGGCGAGCACGCAGTCGTGGCCCGGGTTCAACAGCAACTTCCAGTATTACTGGAACCACGTGGCCACCTTCGGGTTCGGAAATCGACAGGATGATCGCAAAAATTGAGCAAGATACTAGGTA tgGCCGGATTCTTCATGAGCTGGATCACACGAGAGGTGTAACGACTCAGCAGCCATCCTCAGGTCAACGAATCCTACGATCAAGTGCTGAAAATCTACCAAGCCTAAACCAACAACACCAGCATCCACCACATCCACACGCACTTGAGCTCGGTGATCTAGGTGTATCTCACTACGTCGGATCACCTATGCCTTTGACACCAATGATGCCTGGATGTCCACCTCTTACACCCAATGGACCACCATATCACTACAGCGAACCAATCCCACCCGCCCCGTCGTCACTGACAACAAGCCAATCTCAATCAGCCTTTCAGCAGAAACTACAGCAGtatcatcatcaacatcagACACACGTCGACATGACTAGTTCTCATCCTCAAACTAGTCTCACGTcccaacaacaacaacagcagcagcagcagcagcagcagcagcaaaaGCAACAAGCGCACACACATTTTACAAGCAATCAATATCAAGAAAGTTATCCACATACACACACGCAGTCTTATCAACAGCCTATGCAGCAACAAaatcagcagcagcaacagcagcaaaCTCATCAGTCACAGCTGCCTGTTTCGAGTACGTACCTGGGATCCACTAGTCAGAGTGTCCTGCCCCATTATAGCCAACCCGGTGGTCAGACTGGGCAAACTTTTCTTAACGGAACTCAACAG AGTACGAACTATCAAAATTTAACGCTGGCATCTCACCCAAATGGAACTTTCACGTCGGGAGTTGTGAGTAGTTATGGTACGACGCATCAGCTGGGTCATCATAATTACTCAGTACCCCAGTCAAATCTCACGCAAACGACACTATCATCATTACCGCCGTATTCGTCGTCGTCTTATCACTCAGCCCTTAGTGTACTCCCAAGTGTATCCCAATCAGTGCTTCCCTACTCAAGCGTTCAAACCAGTTATTCTACAACTGGATCAACTTACTCGACTGTCGGGACCAATGCCTTTGGCACTTCTGGCGTCAGCTCag GATCATCGTCAGGTGGTTTGCTTCAAGCAATAAATGATCCTCTGCAGGCAATGCAGCAGCTGTCAGCGCAATCTCAAGCAAATCAGCTCCACCAACAagctattattaatcaaatacAACAAAGTTTACGGGCTACATCTCCAACCGCAACCTCCACGACGGGACACCATTTTCTTGGTCCGCGTCAGATGCCAAAAATACCAACGGGAATACTGACAAATCCACTGGATCGACTTaccagtgaaaatattttacccgAAGGTCAGGTAGACATGCTTGACATTCCTGGAAAGGGCAGATGTTATGTCTATATAGCGCGTTTTAGCTATGAGCCTTTTCAACACTCGCCTAATGAAAATCCTGAAGCTGAGCTTCCAGTTCAAGGTggtgattatttattagtttggGGACAGCCCGACGATGACGGGTTTCTTGACGCTGAAACACTAGATGGCCGCAGAGGACTCGTACCCGCGAATTTTGTACAAAAACTCGTTGGTGATGATCTTTTGGAATTCCATCAAGCTGTGATGGGACTGCGAGATGTTGATGACGCTGCTTCGACGAATATTCCACAA TGTTATCTACAAGACATTGACCTAGAGTTAGCGGCACTAGAGGAAGGTAACAGAAATCGTCAAGCAGAGCTATCGGCGTACGCGGAACTAGACAATATTGCTGAGGAGGATGAACAAGAACCGCCAG TTCCGGCGCCTCAGCACCTCACTCTCGAGCGGCAACTCAACAAGAGCGTGCTGATTGGATGGACACCGCCGGACAACCAGATCCAGTTGGAGTCTTACCACGTCTACGTCGATGGAGTCCTCAAGGTCACCGTCAAGGCAACCGAGCGGACGAGGGCACTAGTAGAAGGCGTCGACTCAACTCGG CCCCACCGAATAAGTGTCCGCTCGGTGACACACTCGAGAAGAACATCACGGGACGCGGCCTGCACTATGGTAATCGGAAAGGACGTCGCGATAGGTCCAACGGCGGTCAAAGCATCCAATGTTACGGCGACCAGCGCCGTGATATCATGGCTCCCGAGCAACAGCAATCATCAGCACGTAGTGTGTGTCAACAATGTTGAAGTAAGGACAGTTAAACCAGGTGTTTATCGTCACACTATTACGGGACTTGCACCATCGACAATTTATCGTGTCACTGTGAAAGCTAAAAATCTTCGTGCCACTCACTTTGAGGACCAAAACGCTCAGTCGGCCAATAATCTTGCCTGTCACGTACACTTCAAGACTCTCTCTAAGGGTCTGCCAGATCCTCCGGTCGATATCCAG gTGGAGGCTGGACCGCAGGACGGCACTTTGCTAGTGACCTGGCAGCCTGTTGCCCTAAACGGTTCGGCCGTCACCGGCTACGCGGTTTACGCGGACGGCAAGAAGGTCACAGACGTTGACAGTCCAACGGGTGATCATGCATTAGTTGATATTCATAAATTGATGGGACTTAATCCCAAGGCTATCACGGTGAGAACGAAAAGTAGAGAGAGCCAGTCGAGTGATAGTTGTGCTACGGCGATACCCTGCAGCGTCTTACGCGGAGGACCGCACATGCAATCGGGTATGGATCATTCTGGAGATCCTCAGCAGCAGGGTTACATGGGTATGGGTGGTGGCCGAATAGGTCAGAGATTCCCCGGTGCGCCTGTGCCGGCTCACATGAGACGTCAGGGTGTCACGAGAGTCGATGCTCACGGTCAGGTTATTATTGAGACTGATGAGAATCTTTCGGATAAAGAAATTTATCCGGGACAAAGTATTTCACAAATGG GCATTCCGGAGATCACAAAAGACTCAGCGAGTGAAGCGAATTACAGTGAAGAAGATGATCCCACGCGAAGAGGTAGAGGAATGCAACAGCATCCTGGACATCACAGATACGGGCCTCAAGGAGGACAACAAGGTCCACCAGGTACTCACAGACCGGTACCTGGTAGAGCAGGCCGCGGTCCTGATCAATATTATGATCAAcaag GAGCTCAAAGAGGTAGAGGACTAGTTTATAGAGGTGGCCGAGGCGGCCAAGTCCAAGGTGGTCCCCATCATCCAGACGCTCAGCAAAACAAAAGGCCTCGCTGGTTCGTCGCACTCTACGACTACGATCCTCCTACCATGTCGCCTAATCCTGACGCTTGTGAAATCGAATTACCCTTCTCCGAAGGTGATACTATAAAG GTTTACGGTGATAAAGACGACGACGGCTTTTACTGGGGTGAATGTCGCGGTAGACGTGGTTTTGTACCTCACAATATGGTACAAGAATTAAAGAACCCACCTCCGGGTGCTCAGGGACCAGGACAACCTGGTAGAAGAGGCCAGAATGACAGGTGGGGTGATATATACACCAATATGCCAGTAAGAAAAATGATCGCTCTCTATGACTATGATCCACAAGTTCTCTCGCCTAATGTTGACGCcgag caAGTTGAATTACGTTTTCAAACGGGCAACGAAATATACGTTTACGGTGATATGGACGACGACGGTTTTTACATGGGTGAGCTGGATGGTGTACGTGGTTTAGTACCAAGTAATTTCCTAGCAGAAGCTGGTCCAAATAAAGGACAACCTCCACAAGCCGGGCGACGACCTCCGGGACAAGGTCAAGGACCCGGTGCTCGGGGACCGCCTCCACCGCCCCGAGAGCCACCACCTCCAGGGCATCGACGTAATAAAG ATGCCTGCATTGTGCCTGTGTCTGTCCCTGTCTGTCACTTAGACTCTAGACAACAACAACCacaacaacatcaacaacaacaactacaacaacaacaacatcaacaacaacaacaacaaaacaaTCCACCGCATCTAGCGTACCAACAAGCGAATCACCACAGCTACACAACTGTAACAACGTCGAATCAGCACGGTGGCCAGGGTGTTGGCGTTATGGCCCATCAGCAGGGTGCCGTACCGCCTCACCTTCAGCAGCAG GGGAGGGGGAGAGGCGCAGCCAATCGGGTCGGTGGTAGTAACATGCCAGGAGGTCTTCAGCAAGCTCAGCAGTTCCAACAGCAACAGGACtatcaacaacaacagcagcaacagcagcagcagcctAATCAGCAAGGATACAATCAACAAAATCCCAACtatcagcagcagcagcagcaacctGGTCCACA
- the LOC103571280 gene encoding alpha-tocopherol transfer protein, with amino-acid sequence MSTMKLGHTIEDSRKNYPELTKEILDELRVWIAARGVTQVPDEKLALFAHSCYFDLEAAKKCMTVYYKLRATVPEFFSNRDPRAEYLQHSLRALQFVSLPKRDKNGNQIIFHRLADTRPNQYMFDDGIKLLQMSVDASLYNEGCAPGYIFLFDMQGVRLGHLTRLSITSIRRFFEYLQEGLPVRLKGIHVLNAVWFMDKVLALIRPFMKRELFDNLHLYTGDVAEIYPHIPPECLPKDFGGELDSLETLHEQHCEKLYKLRDYFLEEERLFRGWQTPEKKSSPSDSEVSGINASVIGDNDVNHRNGNGNDNDNDNHNHDNVK; translated from the exons atGAGTACAATGAAACTTGGACATACAATTGAAGACTCTCGTAAGAATTACCCAGAGCTTACTAAAGAAATATTGGATGAATTACGTGTATGGATAGCAGCCAGAGGTGTAACACAAGTTCCTGACGAAAAGTTAGCCCTATTTGCTCACAGTTGTTACTTTGACCTCGAGGCggcaaaaaaatgtatgactGTATATTATAAGCTAAGAGCAACAGTCCCTGAATTTTTCAGCAATCGTGATCCTCGGGCTGAATATCTTCAACATTCACTGCGAGCACT acaaTTTGTAAGTTTACCAAAACGAGACAAAAATGGTaaccaaataatatttcaccGTCTTGCTGACACGCGCCCCAATCAGTACATGTTCGATGACGGGATAAAGCTGCTGCAGATGTCTGTAGACGCAAGTCTTTACAACGAAGGCTGTGCTCCAGGTTACATATTTCTTTTTGACATGCAGGGTGTACGTCTAGGTCACTTGACCAGGCTTTCAATCACCAGCATACGcagattttttgaatatttgcaAGAAGGTCTACCAGTGAGGCTTAAAGGGATCCATGTGCTCAATGCCGTGTGGTTCATGGACAAGGTTCTCGCGCTTATTCGACCTTTCATGAAGCGAGAGTTATTTGACAAC ctTCATCTTTATACTGGAGATGTGGCGGAAATTTATCCACATATTCCTCCTGAATGTTTACCCAAGGACTTCGGAGGAGAATTAGATTCATTAGAGACTCTTCACG AGCAGCACTGCGAGAAATTATACAAACTCCGAGATTACTTTTTAGAAGAAGAACGTCTTTTCCGTGGTTGGCAAACACCCGAAAAAAAGTCCTCGCCCTCCGACTCCGAAGTATCGGGTATAAATGCAAGTGTTATTGGTGACAATGATGTTAATCATCGCAATGGCAATGgcaatgataatgataatgacaaTCACAATCATGacaatgtaaaataa